A portion of the Magnolia sinica isolate HGM2019 chromosome 17, MsV1, whole genome shotgun sequence genome contains these proteins:
- the LOC131231832 gene encoding uncharacterized protein LOC131231832: MSTTTIQQRESGESIIVVLEGIKAAREEKGIAPLRWTFANFKNTNEILVLTILNPTVGSNKDFCCLSCPPNSPCEGEAHLKFLYQQISQRREMYRRNLRPFYDWCKNNGVKFEVKMAAGFQARTIMIKEANNVEATWIVMDRCLVDDESLRYHKEIRNLALVKDDNDVEVHHISPTTTTLIVPESPEHHLQSVPGPHILNSLDQQSPPSGSTHERNSIATDPVPGTSNVHENSPERRTVRLKVAAEVGWEEIMAITGGLQAWRCERGEFDLFKGFLCEPSGMKVMVKRFNGETDRVVEGEKRVAWLMSHRNILAPMGYHESSNGSALVYQYTGEGTLETLDQYMNRAFISQWRKFMRCAIISVV; the protein is encoded by the exons atgtCGACGACGACGATTCAAcagagagagagtggagagagCATAATCGTCGTGTTGGAAGGGATTAAGGCCGCCCGAGAAGAGAAGGGTATTGCACCACTAAGGTGGACCTTTGCTAACTTCAAGAACACCAATGAGATCCTTGTGCTTACTATCCtcaatccaacggtcggatcgaaTAAGGATTTCTGTTGTTTGAGCTGTCCACCTAACTCTCCATGTGAAGGTGAGGCTCACCTGAAGTTCCTCTACCAGCAGATCAGCCAACGGAGGGAGATGTACCGTCGAAATCTCCggccgttctacgactggtgCAAGAACAATGGT GTAAAGTTCGAGGTGAAGATGGCCGCCGGATTCCAGGCAAGGACGATCATGATCAAGGAGGCGAACAATGTTGAAGCGACATGGATTGTCATGGACAG GTGTTTGGTGGACGATGAGAGCCTCAGATACCACAAGGAGATCAGGAACCTAGCTTTAGTAAAAGACGACAACGACGTCGAAGTCCATCACATTTCTCCGACGACAACGACATTAATAGTCCCCGAATCACCCGAACACCACTTGCAATCGGTGCCTGGTCCacacatactcaattcacttgatcaacaatctccaccgtcGGGAAGTACACATGAAAGAAATTCTATAGCAACCGATCCAGTGCCCGGAACTAGCAATGTACATGAAAATTCACCGGAGAGACGGACAGTGAGGCTAAAGGTGGCGGCGGAGGTCGGGTGGGAAGAGATAATGGCTATAACAGGGGGGTTACAAGCATGGCGATGTGAACGTGGGGAATTCGACTTGTTTAAGGGATTTCTATGTGAGCCGTCGGGCATGAAAGTTATGGTGAAACGGTTCAACGGTGAAACGGACCGTGTGGTGGAGGGTGAAAAGAGAGTTGCATGGCTCATGTCACATAGAAATATTTTGGCACCTATGGGTTATCATGAGAGTTCGAATGGTTCGGCTTTGGTGTATCAGTATACAGGAGAAGGGACCTTAGAGACCTTGGACCAGTATATGAACC gtgctTTCATTTCTCAGTGGAGAAAGTTCATGCGCTGTGCAATCATCTCCGTCGTCTGA